cgactcataTTACATTCTAGAagcgtgtgagatacacctctattagtatggatggaaaacatgacggtaGGGGGTCTatctgcacattttcaaaaccacaggtaggttatgtggtcagttttgaaccatgagatGGGTATCCGCACGTGGCGATAACCACAgggggtgaaagtggactttgcccaatATTGAATTCACATTCATCTactttaatattatttaagcaGTTGAGAAAAATGATTTAGACAAGAATACGGAATGGTTGAGTCAGGTTTCTCTTTCTCATCCAGGTGCCCATGGTTCCTTTCCTCTTATCATGGAAATCACAAGTTCAATGATGATTTACCATTTTCTTTCTGCTAGTCGTCGATCACTAATTATGCTGTGAAATGCTGCCTGCCTAATAAGGTTTATAGGAGTTTAATCAACTATAGGGATCTCACCTCTATTGAACTTCTATTTGCAGCCATAGACTTGCTGAAAAATGTCCAAGTACAGGCAATACTAGGTCCACAAACATCCTCAGAAGCAGAATTTGTGATTAACATTGGGAACAAAATGCAAGTTCCCATCATTAATTTCTCAAGCGATGAGTCCTTCTCTCTAACCCGCGGAAAACCCGTACTTCATTCGAGGGGCACAGAGTAGCTCTTCTCAGGTCGAATCCATTACTTCTATAGTTCAGGCCTTCGGTTGGAGGGAGGTAGTGTTGATTTATGAAGACACCAACTATGGGAGGGGCTTAGAGCCCTTTTTAACTGATTCTTTCCAGGGATCAGTACTCAAGTCAGGCATCAGAGTGTTTTTGTCTCTTTCAGCTATAGATGATCATATCCTTCAAGAACTCTACAAGCTCATGACAATGCAAACCAGGGTTTTCGTGGTGCATATGTTACCATTTCTTGCTTCTCGTTTTTTCACAAAAGTGAAACAAGCTGAAATGACGAACACGGGATATGCCTGGATCATTACAGATGGGCTTACATTTCTCTTGGATTATATGGATCTTATAGTTATAAATTCTACGCAAGGGGTGATAGGTGTGAAACCTTATGTTCCAAAGTTTAGTCAGCTTGAAAACTTCAAAGTGAGATGGAGAAAGAGATTTCGTCAAGAAAATCTAGACGTGGATAGATTTGAAATGAATGCGTTTAGGCTATGGGCATATGATAGCGTCACAGCGTTAGCAATGGCCATAGGGAGATCTGGTATTGGTGTATCaaagttcaagaaacttgttgcTAAAGAGAACTAAACAGATTTAGCAGCAATTGGAATCTTAGAAATGGGACCAAGGCTCCTTCAATCACTCCAGAACATTGAATTCAATAGGTTGAGTGGTAAATTTCATCTATTTATTGGACAGTTACAACCCTCATCCTTTCAAATAGTCAATGTAATTGAGAAAGGGGACaggaaaattggattttggactCGAAAATATGGCATATCAAAACATCTGAGCTTGCCAAGTAGTAAGAGTTACTCGACCAACAAAGATGATCTTGCAGCTATCATATGGCTTGGTGAATCAAATGTTGTGCCTAAAGGTTGGGAGATGCCGATCGATGAAGCAAAGTTGAGGGTTGGGGTTCCTGTCAAAAATGGCTTTAGTGAATTTGTCCCAATGGAAAGGAATTCTCAAACGAATGCTATGATTGCCACTGGTTTCTGCATAGATGTGTTCAAAGAAGTCATGGACCATTATTTGCCATATGCTGTCC
This DNA window, taken from Rhododendron vialii isolate Sample 1 chromosome 8a, ASM3025357v1, encodes the following:
- the LOC131298803 gene encoding glutamate receptor 2.2-like — encoded protein: MGPRLLQSLQNIEFNRLSGKFHLFIGQLQPSSFQIVNVIEKGDRKIGFWTRKYGISKHLSLPSSKSYSTNKDDLAAIIWLGESNVVPKGWEMPIDEAKLRVGVPVKNGFSEFVPMERNSQTNAMIATGFCIDVFKEVMDHYLPYAVPYKFLPFETPDGECVGSYNDFVYRVFLGNYDVIVGDRTFLSNRSWFVDFTLPYMGSSVAMVVPFEDDRKNSWIFMKPLKMDLRVTTVLFFILTARFILCIDFGSYITQFAVDKAKFGCLFCSG